The Amphiura filiformis chromosome 13, Afil_fr2py, whole genome shotgun sequence genome segment tggttaaaattataggcctgtggtgatctcaaaaccatgactatgcccctcggctacgcctcagGGCATAGTCAGGTTTTGagatcaatatttgtatactatcatgtCTATAGAAGTATACAGCACATAAAAATGCAACCATGACCTTTCAAATGGTGACCTAATTGCAAACTACTTATGGGGTTATGGGAAGGGAACGTGTGGACAAGGAAGACCTTGTCCTAACTCTGTGTTACAGTAAACCTCTATCATGTCTTTAGAAGTAAGAACACAAAAAAATGCAACTGTGACCTTTCAAATGTCGACATAATTGCGAACTACTTATGGGAAGGGAACGTGTGGACAAGGAAGACCTTGCCCTAACTCTGTGTTACAGTAAACCTCTATCATGTCTTTAGAAGTAAGAACACAAAAAAATGCAACTGTGACCTTTCAAATGTCGACATAATTGCGAACTACTTATGGGAAGGGACATGTGGACAAGGAAGACCTAGTATAAACATCTATCATATCTATAGAAGTAAAAGCACATGTCATCATGGCTTGATTGATTTATAATTATttcttttgtaattttgtatatttttcattttgcgGACTGCAgaacaaaaatataattaaagtaacacaacaagtttgactttcatcacacacacacacaacccccatgtacaaacatgacCCTCTGAGCTTCCTATGTAGTTACAACGTAACCATGGACCTATACGCACTGACATTACACTATTGAAAGTGTGGAATTTAACTGCCAAACCGACCTGGTATTACTATAGCGCATGAATTATTATGGTATCTAGCGCCCTCTGTCACTCTCTTACAACCGTGGACATCCATTGTTACCATGGGTCTGCACTTTATGAACGAAATGTCATAGGTGGGTCCACATTTGTCTGTGAACACAAACACGCAAACAGGCCTGTAAACATACATGGGGGAAGGGGCACAAAAATACCCACCCTACCCAATCCCAACTATTCTGTTCTTCCTTCTCTTCAACATTATTTTGTGTCATGCCCATCATTCAAGATCCTTTCTAAGTTTTGGACAGTCAAACAACCCCTCCCCCCTCAAAAAAATCTACAAAacaatgttttgatatttttttgacaaaaggtccactttttgatgATAAGGCattcaaaaagtcccaaaaaaggGCAGCTTTTTAGGGGGTATGGGCTCACTTTTTTTTATGCAGTGCAAGTGCACTTTCCATTCAAAGTAAGTCCACTTTTTGGAATCAGGGGGAAGGGGCACATGAATtctttggtgggtatgttcccccggaattcgGAGATGGTGGGCCTTTGCAACCTGAAGGTGTACCGGATAAAAAAGGGGATCTGTTGGaactgcaaacagtcaaaatcaagtcaaggatctttcttggctttctggttgaaaattgccagGAAAATGCAAGAAATTTGAGGAATGACCAATTGAGGGTCTTTTAGAgttgaaatgatcaaaattacAGGGTCTTTTAGCACTGGTTTGGTAAAATTTGGGGGTCTTTCGAACTACATGATCCAAAAACCGGGGTATTTCAGGGAGAGCATACCCATATGGTAATTTGTGTTAAGTTTGGAAGTCTTGCAAAGTAAATCCTGTTTAAGGGGTTTGCACAAAATAGTCTTTAAGCTGTTGTATTATGTATTCCCATGGCAATCCAATTGTTTACACATAAACATTAAGTAGAATCAAGgccaaaactggtgactttgacaAATTGGAAGACATAGTAATAATCAATTGATCTAACCTAATAACCATATAATTTTTGATTTCTACAAAGAAACTAGGCCGGTACCCTACAGAAACAGATCAGGCCATATAAGATCCCCACTGAACCATGTTAGTGCCTGCATTAGAAAACCAGGGCATACCTGGATTCAAATTATGCCTCGCTGCTTCAGTGGCCCTGCAAATCATTGCATTTGTTGAGAGTGTTGGCAGTAGGcatcaaagaaaagtttaaaactatgcgcagtcaaaatattacaaaaatctTAGTTAAAATAAGATCGTATCGATTTCTCTTTGGTTACTTATTAGTCAATTCCAAGGATAAAGCCACTCGTTTGCGTGATTGGCGCAAATGAAGTCAATCATTGATTTTCCAATATCAAATCAACAGATTGTAGacttatagaggaatccaaatacacgcatccctacacctgactagcagcatttagttgggtccccgccggctacaatgcatccaaaatgtgaaatgattcggccttcgtggaaattttaaactgcattccatcacccgttttacaccttccgcgaaaacacaggtagacaaaagattgatttaagtttacaacacaatacagttccaacagttgtacaaataaaagccgccttacacctagataaggtcgaggagggttaatagaataatactatagagataattccgcaggtaatcctgtcgcatgtattcatagatgtacaaatggatgaacaaaaggactatatgtatgaatagatgcgacaggattacctctattgtatatattattatattaaccctcctcgtctttgcatcttctccaggtgttaggcggcttttatttgcacaatcgggagctcaataccccaggttggtgctagcgggaaccaaagatggccgaccaaatcctgaccatgacttggctcgttggattcgtctatagatcaTGACTACCACAGTGTTATAATGGTCtaaatttgaatttttcaaattggTAAGAGACTCAACAAATAAGTAAAGGGATAGGGCTAATATTTTTCATTATCAGGTTCAAGTTCAATAGAGTATTCTTTTCTTAAAACCAATAAAATACCATACTTGCGATTGTATTGTATAAACTGTCCTGTAGATCTGGATCCAAAATACAATAAACAGACCCATATGCAGGGAAAAGTATATTTTCTTCCAAAATTTGGTCCTTTTTGACCAAAAGAgagtaaaaaccccaaatttttgttttgcttgctacgcttgcaaattgggatttttgggacttgagttatacttttgcaaattgccCCCCCAACCCTCCTCCCCCATGTGCGGGCCTAAAATAAACATTAGCAGGTGTAAATCTTAAATTCATAAAATAGGTCTGTTCAGGCTAAAAACACCCCAGACACTGAAAGGTAACTTTCCCCCATTTGCAATGGGAGTGAATATGAGTGTCATGGCCCTGTCAAGTCAATAAGCAACACGCTCCTCATTTTGAAATTAGTTGTTTCACAAAAAAGGCACCAATATGGCTACTCATATCATCAAAGAATGCACTAAATCACTTTTATCACAACTTGTACTTTTATTATATCATATGGATATAAAATTTacaaaagtttacaaaatatttctgtttAACCATGGTAACTTTGGTGGGAAAATTAATATGAGcaggatttttttcaaaattagtaaaTCAGGGTGACAAActaccaagccccccccccccccgcattcCCTCAGGCGTACTTATCGGCGAACTTTGAGAAAACACCATTCAACTCCCAGTGGTGGcacctggaatttttttttttggggggcatggtggggggggcaaagtgaatttcaggggagggcaaaatcaaccaattttgcataaaattaccataaaaagtggaaattttcgcaatTTGGGTTTTTACCGGGGGgcaggggcaagagttctgactgggggcattaaCAATATTCGTTAGCCGGCAATGCATATACCACCTCTTACAACGTAAACATGGAGAGAGCATAAAAGGGCTGGTAGAATTAGGCATATTtacaggatttatttgggggagtGGGAGGattccaaaaagtggaccttcttttGAAAGAAAAGTGCGCTTGCACAGATTTTGTTGCAAAAAGTGAACTTCCCTAAAAACATGTTTGGACTTTTTGAATGcattatcaccaaaaaatagaTGTTTTGGACCATTTTATTGGAAAATAGCAAAGAGTGGACATCCTACCTCACAGCCTGTAGCCTCTCCACACATCCCTTGACCCTGGCATGTCTGGCAATTAAGGCACTTCTCCATACTACATCGCTGTGTtaaacaaaatgaaaagaaatcaGAGGATCAGTAAGAAGGCAGAGATGGTTCTTAGTTTTACACAGTATCATTTCCATAGGACCAAGTTGTGTAGCAAACATTCATTTGGGGATAATGTTTGGGAGCAAGCTAAAAACCAACATCTCTATAATTTCACTTTTGTTGGCATCAACAAGTAGATATTTGTCCAGTTCTGGACTTTAATGTTGCGAAACACCAAATAATGAGCATGTTTGTCCAATTAAACAAGCCATTCTAACAGATTTGTCACAAATTGCTATGTTGGGAAAGAGGTTATGGACATCCGGTCTCCAACTTGGTCCCTTGCAAAAGACAAGTAATTTTTTAATTATCTCAGTTTTAAATCCACATGCCAACTTTATTCATACATCTTTTGTAACTCATTTCTTAAATTCCACACTATAATGCCCATAGACTAGCAATCGCAGCGTGTGATTAAAAAATGGCTAGCAATCAATGCTGGCAGTACTTGTAAAATGCTATCAGTGTTCAGTCGTGGTTAATGACGATCGTTGCCTTGATTTGAGGCTAGGGCATACCAGCGACATCTGATCAATATATCGGCAATCTCTTTTcacatcataaaacaaaacactaCGCTCCTTGCAATTGCCTAGCCCCAGGCATAATGTAAACTTGTACAACTTACATTGTCAGGAGGTCCGCACAGTGAATCAAGGCATGTTCTCATATTGGGGTAGGCACAACAGTTGCATGACTCAGCGAATGCGATCCAACAGTCACAGCACCCCATCCGGCCATCTTCTTTGCCACAAGGTGCACATTCTGCACAAGAACCTCTTGACTGGAAGATAAAGAAAAGAATATCAAGAACACTATGGATTAGCAATAAAAAGCATTCTGAGGAAAAACACACTCTGGGGATAGGAGATGGTGCAATCACTAAATTGCAGATATACCGAGGAAGTCTTACACACACAATATGAAACATTTAAATTGCGAGTAATTTTGCCAATTTATTACACTTACATTTGTATACCAGTCCTAAATAATATGAGCCAGAAACTGGTAAAAAAGTAATAATCTCAAAACAGATAATGAAAAACAGAGAAAAGCATCAAGAAGGATAATaataagaaaacattttttgttgttgaaagatgGTGAGCTTGGAAAACTtatattgttgacccaattttgttttgggaaaaaatccatatcttcaatatgaaaggtcaaaatttttaattgatcgttggcttttcatcccagcaacACAAACTCTAAGTACAAATCAGTAGATTTAGAaagattacttcgaggactgttaaatatcaaaaaaattaaaaatatcaaattttaataacttgtcataaaatatgtatatcgcaaatttccaaaaaaaatcaaaattatttgatatcagaaggacattcctcatattcaaaattcaattcgatatgtctgttgtgctctcatgtcccacaaaaaatactgtcgatacgttcataccagagccttTAAAAGTAGAATGTCAAatataagatagaaaacagaacatgaaaaatcgaACCACACTCCTTTCACCAAAGTTACACAAATACACCCAAAGTATAAGGCCTACTGTTATGACAGTAACCAGAATGTATTCTTTCCTTGTTCATCAGCAGTATAGGTGACCTAATGAACCTATTCCAAGAAgtagtttgttttttatttatccacGCCCGCAAAATCCGCATTGTAATTAACCCAACATTATTATGTACATCAAAATTGTATTATGTCTGTTATGTCAGTATCCAGAATGTTTCTTTCCAAATACTTCCTCAAAAGTTTTATTTACAATGACATTATGAGATTTAGCCAAATAATGAATCACAGCAGAAGCATTCAGCAAATAcacataagggctcatattgaaattcccttacacaggaaggtgtgtgccatcctgcagctttcctgtgctagccttcttttgttaaaatcttgggcagggtgtatcactgatgcatataatccatccgttttatgaccgagctttcctgagggcGCGCTTAGCttagggaatcctgccttctttctgtgtgaaaacgtggtagggtatttcaatatgagccctaaggggctgtgcaataattatgagcaccccCTGGTAAATTTCCAAACAGCATGCCAAATattacttcccccccccccttgcttCCCTCATCCATTTCagcctgcaaaaaatatttgctaCTCCCCTTTGCACATGGGAAATTTGTGGGTTCCCAAACCTTAGggaatgggatattaacgtttagcgacatattttttgtgggagctgagagtacaccagacctatcgaattgcattctgaatatgaggaatgtccttctgatatcaaataattttgatttttttgaaattcgcaatataatacaaattttatgaccaattattaaaatctgatatttttaaaattgttgatatttaacagtcctcgaagtaaactttataaatctaatgatatgtactgaaagtgtatgtagctgggatgaaaagccgacgatcaattggaaattttgacctttcatattattgatatacatttttttcccaaaacccctaattttttttgggtgtttttggggtaaaatttcatatcttcaatacgagaggtcagaattttcaattgatcatgggcttttcttcccagctacatacactttaagtacatatcattagatttataaagtttacttcgaggactgttaaatatcaaaaatatcatttttaattatttgccataaaatgtgtattacattgcgaatttcaaaaaatcaaaattatgtgatatcagaaggacattcttcgtattcagaatgcaattcgatatgcctgatgtgctcccatgtcccacaaaaaatactgtccaaacgtccataccacatctcttaaatggtctagatatatcaTGCAAGCATAGTTATTCAAGGGGTGTGACCCGATCAACAGCTGACATCCcctatttttcttcatcaaaactgaggtTTGGCATCAGAAGATTTCATTTTAAGTATTCTGAAGTATTTGACCAGAACCTGAACCAAAGTTACACAAATACACCACAAGTATGGTAACCACAATGTTTCAACATGCCAGTAATGAACCTATTCTAAGACGTATCCTTGTGCCAAACCACAGATACTCAATACCATGTAGACCTATATCTGAGTATAATGTGAAACTGTGAAGACAgtattaggggcgcaccattagatttccaggggggggcatgggagttttttgaaaaaaaaaaactttgcccactagtgagaagataaaaaaaaactttgcccatagtgagaaaataaaaaaattttgcctcactgatgagtaaaaaaaaatttccccacccaactttgtataaaaatatacattaaaattgaaaaaaaataactcgCTACTAtgcgaaaaaaaaattttgtgctcTTGGAggcttaaagaaaaaaaattcgccgcctttggcggtaaaaaaaattctgcctgacccaaactcccatgccccccctgagaatctaatggtgcgtccctaatcagAATGTTTTCTTTCCAAGTACTACCCCTATATACTATATAGTGGTTCATCAAAAGTTTACGGTGACTATGAAATTGAAAGATTTAGCCAAATATTGAATCACAGGAGTAGCATAtcagcatatacatgtatgtaactgctacaaaactcattaacaaccTACTCCTCCTCACTCTCTCTCACCCTCTTTCTTTTCCTCTACctccctttctcttttttccctgcCCAAACTTTACCCCCTGTTGCTCCCAGTcatacaattcatgtaaaaaaatacaattttaaatatgAATTTTTTAGTACACAGACCCATTTCTGATTATGCTGATAATAATGTTTTCTGACATGGTAAGAACACCTTTGACCCCACGTGGAGGCACTTCCAGGTCATGCCTATCAGGTCAGTGTTTTCCCGGGTGTTTCCAAGGCTGTGTGACAGTGTCGCGCTTTAGCCAAGGAGAGCTGCCCTCTAGTCGGCGCTAGGTCACTACTGTAGGCGTTTTAAATTTATTACACTATTAATACCAGACTGGGTAGACAAAAATTTTAATTCCCACCCACCTCTCCCAAATTAAGGGGAGCTTGCACAGTGTCATCACCcatatatcttcgtgtcagaaattgccatgatagtagtgcaaatccactagttcttcaagaGCCATGCATGGCGAGTTTGTTCGAGAAAGGCAGATCAACTCAGGCTTCAATCAAGAACTAACAAGTCATGTTTAATTACATTTAATCCATAGAGGACAAGCCACATATTAAAGAAGGAgatatttgttttcttttgttttgcatCTTCCATATATGCACCTGTATCTctatatttcatattaatatttctCACATTCATTCTTTCAGTCATTGTAACTTCCAGGTCTGATACCTAGAGGCTTTTCCAGGGAATATagccggggtcactcccattgtggcctgtacaccatccgcgataatgaaaacgcataAAAAGGGTAgctttcgtgggtaagcacgatacgcacGTAACGCGTTtggggtgtcaaaaacatgacatattgggaaaaagggtagcaaaattgcaattgctaatacgcggaaatgaaatttagggtatgaaatttgatgcaaggaataaaatccctgtttagggtattgttttggccaagggttaaatccttgtttagggtgcttttcaaaagttgattatcgcggatggtgtacaggccacaatgggagtgaccccgaaTATAGCCTTCGAGCAACTAATTATATGCACTAATCCGAGTGGAAAGTTTCAGCCATTATAAAATTCCCCTTTGTCGGGTTATTTGTGGGCTCCACGTTCCTCTAATGTAgaatagaaattgggttgagtagtTTGCTCTTATTCTGGAGTCCCCCTTTTTAATTGGCTTGATTCAGATTCCTCAGTCGGGTGTTCGCTGTAGAACAGAAAATGGGTTGAGTATTTTcgcttttatcttggaatcccatcctttTTGATTTCTCTTTTTGAATTTGTTGATTTGGGATTCCGATTCCTCAGTTGTGTGTTCTCTGTAGAACAGAAATTGGGCTGAGTATTTcacttttatcttggaatcccagCCTTTTGATTTTCACCTTTGCTTTTAATGATATAATGGCTGGAATCTTGGgaattttatatgaaaataaatttATTGTCTATCCTGATGGCCAATAAGTATTGCCAAAATTTGCTGTTTCCCTGTGTTTCATTGTCTCCTTCTGGGGTTAATAAATATAACACAGCAAAttgaaaatttgattgattgcaTTCACTGTTGTTAGTTACAATTACTGGAATGTTGGATTGCTTTATTGACAGTGACTTTGAATGGTGCTTACTAATAGTAGCAGGTATCTTTTTGTCAATGTCCAACACAGAAATTAGGTTAAAGGAATACAAAGTATGGGTTCACCACACTTTGATGGATATACAATTTTGTTTAACCTGGTAACACAGCTGGATTGCCATCCTCCAACAGGTACAATTACAATGACATATCCCGACCCTGGGATTCTGACATTAGCTACATGAATTCAAGGtgcagaccaccaaataacttcttcATACATGGTGTTTTCTACCCcacatgacaatatttttcacttttatacatcatTCCTTGTATAAAATTGAGgactaaattttcagttttttattttaaaaatgttgaaaagcgacaccGCTAAcaacaccaaaactagcattaaaactaatgttccgttagcagtaattcggacagggccttcTTATCTTGTGAAATTGATTTGTAgtatttcatatctattttagtgaTAAATAGGCTAGCATCATTCTTCATTTCAATCAGAACATGCCAAACTCAAGAAGAACACAGGACACCACACATTTTCTCCAGTAGCCAtgtacttttaaccggaactcatcaccgtTGCACCTTTAGTGATTTGGTgtaaattgggctgttccagttgaaatccacacatctaCGGGGAGCATGTCCTGGGagtatgtttttaaacaaatgtaattggtcagagttaatcattttgaaacccatacccccctgtatatggctttgCGTATATTTTCCACAAATGGAgtcagtatttcaaatggaagttgcccaattgtctattctattcaaaatagatactccctctgtggcagacttgagctaaatcttccacaggggtagtgtggattttaaatggaatagcccaagagATCTGTGGTGGATCAAATAAACTTCAGAATTTTCATCGCTGATGTACCAGTCACAAAAATTGCAGTGCATACAACTAGTAAGCGAGCAACTTTAGAAGTTTCTGAAACCTTATAGTACACTTTTTGAGTGACCATGCCCATCACTAGAGAATAACTGTTTGCGTGTGACATGCATTATCACACATACATAGGCAGTAacagacatttttattttattttatttacattttgtttatacagGGTAGCCTCATCAGCACTTTGTGCTGCTCTCCCTGAGGGCCCTGTTCTAGGTACAAAGAGTCTAATGCTTTTACTACACAACATGTTATAAtacaattatattaattaaaatgtacattttaaaccTACACAAAGTAGTACATGCTATAGTACTGTGGGATTGGGCTGGATATGGGCTTGaatcaacgctaataaattcttaaaaaactaattatttttttcaataagAAATCATTTCAAAGAGTTTCAAGGGCCTTTTATCAAGTACAAGGACTTTTGACAACTTGCAAGGCCTCAAAACACAAATTTAGTTTTCAAGTAACGTATTTGTTCCACTAACTGCTCAGGCCACTtatcaaagtcattttgggtgtgtGCTTATATTTTTACATTGATTAGCCTACATAGTACGCGGATTGTAGGTTTCTCTACTGGAAGTGTACCAAAATTCCAACCTACAATGCAATAGGCATATTGCATTTGATTGTAAGGAGATTGACTAACTTGTGAACTgtgtttaggccaaaaaaaaattgtttgtttgtccacgtccgaccgaccgtgtaccctggtctcgaccgtgttttttttttcttcttcttaattcgtgttgaatgtgctagtaaaacagtggttagtataaatttaaagaaagaaaatgtaaagaaaatgaacagtataacatgcagaaccatctcaagagttaaaccagtaaagtgctgtgtgttttgacttatttaccagtcttcaaattgtcagtttcaagtgcaatatctgtaaaaaaatgtaaaaaaaaaaaaaaaaatatccgacctaccgacccaactgttttaTAAAcatctatggacaaacaaaccttttttttttgccttattgtcATGCAataaggaatttcggcacaaattgacttccaatAGACCCTAAATCCGAATATTTCATATATGTACAAAGAAATGTCCCAAAATATTCTACCATCATTATCAGTGTGCCAAAAGTTGTAGATCATGATTCAGATTTCCGGGCAGTTATAATAGCAGTTTACTTgaattgttaagggggtactacacccctagccaattttttgcttatttttgcgtttttctcaaaaattatagtgcattggtgacaagtaagatatgtatattatagggggaagtactaaaactactgcactgaaaattcagcaactcaaggcaaatagttattgatttattgatcaaatattggttttctctCATTCTGGACTGTACAACTCCACAACtagctgttgtctgt includes the following:
- the LOC140168581 gene encoding uncharacterized protein; translation: MILVIIRQFLVSRGSCAECAPCGKEDGRMGCCDCWIAFAESCNCCAYPNMRTCLDSLCGPPDNRCSMEKCLNCQTCQGQGMCGEATGCECAGCDCACQNPECENIDCLCFKISLH